A genomic window from Chrysoperla carnea chromosome 3, inChrCarn1.1, whole genome shotgun sequence includes:
- the LOC123295716 gene encoding deoxynucleotidyltransferase terminal-interacting protein 2, whose product MSFFIDTGGNDDDIKSVPLEKELPKEIADILSSVKNTVTVSKPISKIKSNTLDNFANNLSTILNNKREKTLNRYDSSIVLSDTKQDTVVSKVLEKSKVLSDPNFEILKSVPNYDISDKKLKKIKQIERSKTKGQKWFDLPATEVTDEIKRDLEVLQMRSVLDPKHFYKKNDLKVLPKYFQIGKVMDSPLDYYNNRCTKKERKRTLVDELLADAEFNKYNKRKYLEIIEERRKTSYKAHQRAKKLKRKNK is encoded by the exons atgagtttttttattgatacaGGAGGAAACGATGATGATATCAAAAGCGTTCCTTTAGAAAAag aaCTACCAAAAGAAATCGCAGACATCCTTAGTAGCGTGAAAAATACTGTAACTGTTTCAAAAccaataagtaaaattaaatcaaacacTTTAGACAATTTTGCAAAcaatttatcaacaattttaaataataaacgagAAAAAACCTTAAATCGTTACGATTCTTCAATTGTTCTAAGTGACACGAAACAAGATACAGTTGTTTCGAAAGtattagaaaaatcgaaagttttaaGTGATCCAAATTTCGAAATACTCAAATCAGTACCCAATTATgatattagtgataaaaaattaaagaaaattaaacag ATTGAACGTTCAAAAACCAAGGGACAAAAATGGTTCGATTTACCAGCCACAGAAGTAACGGATGAAATTAAACGAGATTTAGAAGTGCTACAAATGAGATCTGTTTTAgatccaaaacatttttataaaaagaatgatttaaaagttttaccaaaatatttCCAG attggTAAAGTTATGGATTCTCCATTAGATTATTACAATAATCGATGCACGAAAAAAGAGCGTAAACGCACCTTAGTCGACGAATTATTAGCCGATgctgaatttaataaatataataaaaggaaatatttggaaattattGAGGAACGGCGTAAAACTAGCTATAAAGCACATCAACgagcgaaaaaattaaaacgtaaaaataaataa
- the LOC123295333 gene encoding estradiol 17-beta-dehydrogenase 8 has protein sequence MPALLGKLVLVTGAGSGIGRAACQLFSKEGAKVIAADIDLNRAQNTVALLNDIDEHLPLQVDVTNLQNVGLSLKKIMKRFSNPPTVVVNSAGITRDNFLLKMSEEDFNAVINTNLNGTFNIMQTFGNALANMDPSPGGSFINIASIAGKIANIGQSNYNASKVGVEALTKTAAKEWGKFNIRCNVLLPGFIRTPMVETVPDKVIEGILRQVPLRRMGKPSEIAEVIVFLASDKSSYVNGATIEITGGFF, from the exons ATGCCTGCTTTGTTAGGAAAACTTGTTTTAGTCACTG gAGCTGGATCAGGAATTGGTCGGGCAGCATGTCAACTATTCTCCAAAGAAGGGGCAAAAGTGATTGCCGCAGATATCGATTTAAATCGTGCACAAAACACCGTGGCATTATTAAATGATATTGATGAACATTTACCATTACAAGTTGACGTTACAAATCTACAAAATGTAGGTCTGTCGTTAAAAAAGATCATGAAAAGATTTAGTAATCCACCAACAGTGGTTGTCAACTCAGCTGGGATAACAcgggataattttttattaaaaatgtctgAAGAGGATTTTAATGCTGTTATTAATAcgaatttaaat ggAACTTTTAATATAATGCAAACATTTGGTAACGCTCTGGCGAATATGGATCCATCCCCAGGCGGTTCGTTTATAAATATTGCAAGTATTGCTGGAAAAATTGCTAATATTGGACAAAGTAATTATAATGCTAGTAAAGTAGGCGTAGAAGCATTAACCAAAACTGCAGCTAAAGAATggggaaaatttaatattcgatGTAATGTACTTTTGCCGGGTTTTATTCGAACCCCAATGGTTGAAACAGTTCCAGATAAAGTGATTGAGGGTATTTTACGGCAAGTTCCATTACGACGAATGGGAAAACCTTcag aaattgCCGAAGTGATAGTATTTTTAGCATCTGATAAAAGTTCTTATGTAAATGGAGCTACAATTGAAATAACTGGAGGTTTCTTTTAA